A stretch of the Nitrospirota bacterium genome encodes the following:
- the glnA gene encoding type I glutamate--ammonia ligase produces the protein MNVREVLEFAKKNKVLVVDLKFCDLLGTWQHFSIPVEELNEGLFKDGSGFDGSSIRGWKAIQNSDMLAVPDPASACLDPFAAVPTLSLICNVVDPITRENYDRDPRFVAQKAEKYLQSTKIGDTSYWGPEAEFFIFDHARYDQNSHSGYYFIDSDEGIWNAGKEGVNLGSKPRHKEGYFPVAPTDTQQDIRSEMILEMQKVGMLVEKHHHEVATAGQAEIDIRFDTLVGMADKMMMYKYIVKNVARRHNKTVTFMPKPIFGDNGSGMHTHQSIWKDGKPLFAGKEYAGISQTCLYYIGGILKHAKALAAFTNPTTNSYKRLTPGFEAPVLLAYSSRNRSAGIRIPMYSPSPKAKRIEVRFPDPACNPYLAFAAMLMAGLDGIENKINPGEPADKDLYDLEPKEAAKIPTMPGSLDEALSNLERDHQFLLKGGVFSEDFIETWTNYKRSKEVDQLRLRPHPYEYFMYYDV, from the coding sequence ATGAACGTGCGGGAGGTTTTAGAGTTTGCGAAAAAGAACAAAGTGCTGGTGGTGGATCTGAAGTTTTGCGACCTATTGGGGACCTGGCAGCACTTTTCGATTCCGGTCGAAGAACTGAACGAAGGTCTGTTCAAGGACGGGTCGGGATTCGACGGCTCGTCAATCCGGGGCTGGAAGGCGATCCAGAACAGCGACATGTTGGCGGTTCCCGATCCGGCCTCCGCCTGTCTGGACCCGTTTGCGGCCGTGCCGACCTTGAGCCTGATCTGCAACGTCGTCGACCCGATCACGCGTGAGAACTACGACCGCGATCCGCGTTTCGTCGCGCAAAAGGCGGAGAAGTATCTGCAGAGCACGAAGATCGGCGACACGTCGTACTGGGGACCGGAAGCCGAGTTCTTCATCTTCGACCACGCCCGCTACGATCAGAACAGCCACAGCGGGTACTATTTCATCGATTCCGACGAAGGCATCTGGAACGCGGGCAAAGAAGGCGTCAATCTGGGCTCGAAGCCCAGGCATAAGGAAGGCTACTTTCCCGTGGCGCCGACCGACACGCAACAGGACATCCGCAGCGAAATGATTCTGGAGATGCAGAAGGTCGGCATGCTCGTGGAGAAGCATCACCATGAAGTCGCCACGGCCGGCCAGGCGGAGATCGACATCCGCTTCGATACGCTGGTCGGTATGGCCGACAAAATGATGATGTATAAGTACATCGTGAAGAACGTCGCGCGTCGCCACAACAAGACCGTCACCTTCATGCCGAAGCCCATCTTCGGCGACAACGGGTCGGGCATGCACACGCACCAGAGCATCTGGAAGGACGGCAAGCCGCTGTTCGCGGGCAAGGAGTACGCAGGAATCTCCCAGACGTGCCTGTATTACATCGGCGGCATTTTGAAACACGCGAAAGCGCTCGCCGCGTTCACGAATCCGACGACGAATTCCTACAAGCGGCTGACGCCGGGCTTCGAGGCGCCGGTGCTGCTGGCCTATTCGAGCCGCAACCGATCGGCCGGCATCCGGATTCCGATGTATTCGCCGAGCCCCAAGGCCAAGCGGATCGAAGTGCGGTTCCCCGATCCGGCGTGCAATCCGTACCTGGCGTTCGCAGCCATGTTGATGGCGGGACTGGACGGGATCGAGAACAAGATCAATCCCGGCGAGCCGGCGGACAAGGATCTCTACGATCTGGAGCCGAAAGAGGCGGCGAAGATTCCGACCATGCCGGGCAGTCTCGATGAGGCACTCAGCAATCTGGAGCGGGATCATCAGTTTTTGCTCAAGGGCGGCGTGTTCAGCGAGGATTTCATCGAAACCTGGACCAACTATAAGCGGAGCAAGGAAGTCGACCAGCTCCGCCTGCGTCCCCATCCGTACGAATATTTCATGTATTACGACGTGTAA
- the glnD gene encoding [protein-PII] uridylyltransferase has translation MFATGGDSSIGALRDGEVGIVGTMLAEQRCAIHQRLEDGASGAEVVSAITDLVDGLIAGRYRNAIRKGGDDFVLAGSQHCCLVALGGYGRRELAPHSDIDLMFLFRPESGRLVPELVRRVLHPLWDIGFQVGHSVRTIQDCIELATADLTIRTSMMEARFLAGSPELFQEFHGKYLRKVVSKGADRYLDHKLAERRREYEKFGETVYLLEPNVKKSKGGLRDLHVLQWAGMARYQAPTIRELSDRGLISRQDYAALCDAREFLWRVRAFMHFRAGMAQEILTFDEQMWLAEKFGFRDRPNLLAVEQFMQLYYRHTMGLHERCMRFVDRCRSVPFRQRLAGLLPAPRLEEDFVVIGDALSVPAERRTRVLDSPALLLKLFDLARERRLVIDPSLLEDIHRHVEHLSGEAFRTPDVSRSFLRILSGPGAAQTLQAMHRAYLLEKLIPAFATVRGLMQFNQYHKYTVDEHSLLAVAKAEALTSDQGMLGEVYRQIKRKDILHLAVLLHDLGKGQEEDHSEVGRAIAEDAAALLGFDEQETRTLVFLVHRHLLMAHTAFRRDPYDEKVLLPFAREVGTPEVLRKLLVLTAADIAAVGPGVLTKWKESLLIELYLRTMPEVSGERGTTDEPERWKRVVSDVAQQAPLAGLDAAAPDWIEAQLRQFPLRYAYGTPPNRIAAHLAAINRLKEGQVLVEAEFNPSLGTCEYAVVTFNDLIPGIFSKIAGVMAASGLQILDAQILTRHDGVVVDTFQVADPDYNGTPPAERLQAISRTIAAALKGEVRIDELMRRSTRISASRPFPSNRQSTEVRLDNETSDRFTIIDVFADDRQGLLYVITNAIFRLNLSVHAARISTRLDQVADVFYVTDLQGRKIVDHAQLETIRAAVEAEIDAFLGRKIT, from the coding sequence ATGTTTGCGACCGGCGGCGACTCATCCATCGGCGCCTTGCGCGACGGCGAGGTCGGGATCGTCGGGACGATGTTGGCCGAGCAGCGTTGCGCGATCCATCAGCGGTTGGAAGACGGCGCATCCGGTGCCGAGGTGGTCTCGGCGATCACCGATCTGGTGGACGGCCTCATCGCCGGCCGGTACCGGAACGCGATACGCAAAGGCGGAGACGACTTCGTCCTGGCCGGTTCCCAACACTGCTGTCTGGTCGCGCTGGGCGGGTACGGCCGCCGCGAGTTGGCGCCCCATTCCGACATCGATCTCATGTTCCTGTTCCGGCCGGAATCCGGCCGGCTGGTGCCGGAGTTGGTTCGCCGGGTGCTCCACCCGCTCTGGGACATCGGCTTTCAAGTCGGCCACAGTGTGCGGACGATCCAGGATTGCATCGAACTGGCCACCGCCGATCTGACGATTCGGACCTCCATGATGGAAGCGCGGTTCCTGGCCGGCAGCCCCGAGCTGTTCCAAGAATTCCACGGGAAGTACCTGCGCAAAGTGGTCTCCAAAGGCGCGGACAGATATCTGGATCACAAGCTCGCCGAACGGCGCCGCGAGTACGAGAAGTTCGGCGAAACGGTGTATCTGCTGGAGCCCAACGTCAAGAAGAGCAAGGGCGGGTTGCGGGACCTCCACGTGCTGCAATGGGCGGGGATGGCCCGCTATCAGGCGCCGACGATCCGCGAGTTGTCCGACCGGGGCCTCATCTCCAGGCAGGATTATGCGGCGCTGTGCGACGCCCGCGAGTTTCTCTGGCGCGTGCGGGCGTTCATGCACTTTCGCGCCGGGATGGCGCAGGAAATCCTGACGTTCGACGAACAAATGTGGCTGGCCGAAAAGTTCGGATTCCGCGACAGGCCGAACCTGCTGGCCGTCGAGCAGTTCATGCAACTGTACTACCGGCATACGATGGGGCTGCACGAGCGGTGCATGCGGTTCGTGGACCGCTGCCGCAGCGTGCCGTTCCGGCAGCGGCTGGCCGGGCTCCTGCCGGCGCCCCGCTTGGAGGAGGATTTTGTCGTGATCGGCGACGCGCTCAGCGTCCCGGCCGAGCGGCGGACCCGCGTGCTGGACAGCCCGGCGCTGCTGCTCAAGCTCTTCGACCTGGCGCGGGAGCGGCGGCTGGTGATCGACCCGTCCTTGCTGGAGGACATCCACCGGCACGTCGAGCACCTGTCAGGCGAGGCCTTTCGCACCCCGGACGTCAGCCGGAGCTTTTTACGAATTCTGTCCGGTCCCGGGGCGGCGCAGACGCTGCAGGCCATGCATCGGGCGTATTTGCTGGAGAAGCTGATTCCCGCCTTCGCGACGGTGCGCGGCCTGATGCAGTTCAACCAGTATCACAAGTACACGGTGGACGAGCACAGCCTGTTGGCCGTGGCGAAGGCTGAGGCGTTGACGTCGGATCAGGGGATGCTGGGGGAAGTCTACCGGCAGATCAAGCGCAAGGACATCCTGCATTTGGCCGTGCTGCTCCATGATTTGGGCAAGGGGCAGGAGGAGGACCATAGCGAAGTCGGCAGGGCGATCGCGGAGGACGCGGCGGCGCTGCTCGGCTTCGATGAACAGGAAACGCGCACGCTGGTCTTCCTGGTGCACCGGCATCTGCTCATGGCCCACACGGCGTTCCGGCGCGATCCCTATGACGAAAAGGTGCTCCTGCCGTTCGCCCGCGAAGTGGGGACGCCCGAGGTGTTGCGGAAACTGCTGGTGCTGACGGCGGCCGACATCGCGGCGGTGGGTCCCGGCGTGTTGACGAAGTGGAAAGAATCGCTGTTGATCGAACTGTATCTGCGTACGATGCCGGAAGTGTCGGGCGAACGGGGGACCACGGACGAGCCGGAGCGGTGGAAGCGGGTGGTGAGCGACGTGGCGCAACAGGCGCCGCTTGCGGGACTGGACGCGGCGGCTCCCGACTGGATCGAGGCGCAACTGCGCCAATTTCCTCTGCGGTATGCCTATGGCACGCCGCCGAATCGCATTGCGGCCCATCTGGCGGCGATCAACCGGCTGAAAGAAGGGCAAGTGCTGGTGGAGGCGGAATTCAATCCGTCGCTCGGGACCTGCGAATATGCGGTGGTGACGTTCAACGATCTGATTCCCGGGATCTTTTCCAAGATCGCCGGAGTCATGGCGGCCAGCGGGCTGCAGATTCTCGACGCGCAGATTCTCACCCGCCACGACGGCGTCGTGGTCGACACGTTTCAGGTGGCCGATCCGGATTACAACGGCACGCCGCCCGCCGAGCGGCTTCAGGCGATCAGCCGCACGATCGCAGCAGCCTTGAAAGGCGAGGTCCGGATCGATGAGTTGATGCGGCGCAGCACCAGGATCTCCGCGAGCCGGCCGTTTCCGTCGAACCGGCAGTCGACCGAAGTGCGGCTCGACAACGAGACGTCCGACCGGTTCACGATCATCGACGTGTTCGCCGACGACCGCCAGGGCTTGTTGTACGTCATCACCAACGCGATCTTCCGGCTCAACCTGTCGGTGCACGCGGCCCGCATCTCCACCCGGCTCGATCAGGTCGCCGACGTCTTCTATGTGACGGACCTGCAGGGCCGGAAAATCGTGGACCACGCGCAGTTGGAGACCATCCGCGCCGCAGTGGAGGCGGAGATCGACGCGTTTTTGGGCAGGAAGATCACATAG
- a CDS encoding CmpA/NrtA family ABC transporter substrate-binding protein yields MKNKRKKGTYPETVATHPQQTLSSGEHFEQTVGRSVVEAVLRAAGPSRRQFLAGLGVAALTALINEVLPLDKIAAFAADPVGKPEKKDLSIGFIPITCATPIIMAEPLGFYKKYGLNATVKRAAGWAMVRDWAINKEVDAAHMLTPMPLAITLGAGSLPVPFYMPAVENINGQAITLHIKHKEVKTAADMKGFRFCVPFDYSMHNYLLRYFLAEGGVHPDKDVQIRVVPPPEMVANLKAGNVNGYLAPDPFNQRAVYENVGFIYKLSKEIWDRHPCCAFTVSKEFATKYPNTFGALFRAIVDATHYASNPMHRKEIAAAIAPANYLNQPVTVLEQVLTGTYADGLGKIQKIPDRIDFDPYPWHSMAIWILTQMKRWGHLKGDVNYKAVAEQVYLAAECDKIAKELGYPTHQATMTKHTIMGRVFDPEQPEAYLKSFKIHSMA; encoded by the coding sequence ATGAAAAACAAGAGGAAGAAAGGAACCTACCCTGAGACTGTGGCAACCCATCCGCAACAGACGCTCTCGTCCGGCGAGCACTTCGAGCAGACCGTCGGGCGGTCGGTGGTCGAGGCCGTGTTGCGTGCGGCCGGACCGTCGAGGCGGCAGTTCCTGGCCGGTCTGGGGGTTGCGGCGCTCACCGCGCTGATCAACGAAGTGCTCCCGCTGGACAAGATCGCGGCCTTTGCGGCGGATCCGGTCGGCAAGCCGGAAAAAAAGGACCTCAGCATCGGCTTCATCCCGATCACCTGCGCGACGCCGATCATCATGGCGGAGCCGTTGGGGTTCTACAAGAAGTACGGCTTGAATGCCACCGTGAAGCGCGCGGCAGGCTGGGCCATGGTCCGAGATTGGGCGATCAACAAGGAAGTGGACGCCGCCCACATGCTCACGCCGATGCCTCTGGCGATCACGCTCGGCGCGGGATCACTGCCGGTTCCGTTTTACATGCCGGCGGTGGAGAACATCAACGGACAGGCGATCACCCTGCACATCAAGCATAAGGAGGTGAAGACCGCCGCCGATATGAAGGGGTTCCGGTTCTGCGTGCCGTTCGATTACTCGATGCACAACTATCTCCTGCGCTACTTCCTCGCGGAGGGCGGTGTGCATCCGGACAAGGACGTGCAGATTCGTGTCGTGCCGCCTCCCGAGATGGTGGCCAACCTGAAGGCCGGCAACGTCAACGGGTATCTGGCGCCCGATCCGTTCAACCAGCGGGCCGTGTACGAAAATGTCGGCTTTATCTACAAGCTCTCCAAGGAGATCTGGGATCGTCATCCCTGTTGCGCCTTCACGGTGTCCAAGGAGTTCGCCACCAAGTATCCCAACACGTTCGGCGCGTTGTTCCGGGCGATCGTGGATGCGACGCACTATGCGTCCAACCCGATGCACCGGAAGGAAATCGCGGCCGCGATCGCGCCGGCGAATTATCTGAACCAGCCTGTCACCGTGCTGGAACAGGTGTTGACCGGCACCTACGCCGACGGGTTGGGCAAGATTCAGAAAATTCCGGACCGGATCGACTTCGATCCCTATCCCTGGCATTCGATGGCGATCTGGATTCTGACGCAGATGAAACGGTGGGGCCATCTGAAAGGCGACGTGAACTACAAGGCGGTGGCCGAGCAGGTCTATCTGGCCGCCGAGTGCGACAAGATCGCCAAAGAATTGGGCTATCCGACGCACCAGGCGACCATGACGAAACACACGATCATGGGTCGGGTCTTCGATCCGGAGCAGCCGGAGGCGTATTTGAAGAGTTTCAAGATTCACAGCATGGCGTGA
- a CDS encoding sigma 54-interacting transcriptional regulator, with the protein MTDLTEEERLREELAALEAIETVLAGAGALQQKLTQALDLTRDRLRRLRAKVFSEGESGEPLSTHEAGFASLVGESPAMLEVYQAIRRVSHSQATVLLRGESGTGKELVAKAIHVEGPRANGPFIRLHCAALTETLLESELFGHERGAFTGAVETRKGRFEQADGGTLFLDEIGDIPPATQVKLLRVLQERCFERVGGNRSISVDVRLIAATHRDLEAMVRSGTFREDLYYRLNVVPITLPPLRERAEDVPLLITHFLVRFNRENRRRVSLGDDLLALMSSYHWPGNVRELQNCVERLVVMAERDRMTIDTVPPSLRGYFADMRHVARDDRSDGMAAGKERLPLGESLQGIERQRLLEALERAGWVQARAARALGLTPRQVAYKMRKYRISEPVGDR; encoded by the coding sequence GTGACGGATCTGACCGAGGAAGAACGGCTGCGGGAAGAGTTGGCCGCGCTCGAAGCGATCGAAACCGTCCTGGCCGGCGCCGGTGCGCTCCAGCAGAAACTCACGCAGGCGCTCGATTTGACGCGGGACCGTCTCCGGCGTCTTCGCGCGAAGGTATTCTCGGAAGGCGAGAGCGGCGAGCCGTTGTCGACCCATGAGGCTGGGTTCGCCAGCCTTGTCGGAGAAAGCCCGGCCATGCTGGAGGTCTACCAAGCGATCCGGCGGGTGAGCCACAGTCAGGCGACCGTGCTGCTGCGCGGCGAGAGCGGAACCGGCAAGGAGCTCGTGGCGAAAGCCATCCATGTCGAAGGGCCGCGGGCGAACGGCCCGTTTATTCGACTCCACTGCGCGGCCTTGACCGAGACGCTGTTGGAAAGCGAGCTGTTCGGACATGAGCGGGGCGCCTTCACGGGCGCGGTCGAGACGCGCAAGGGGCGCTTCGAGCAAGCGGACGGCGGGACCCTGTTTCTGGACGAGATCGGCGACATTCCGCCGGCGACGCAGGTGAAGCTGCTACGGGTGCTGCAGGAGCGGTGTTTCGAGCGGGTCGGCGGCAACCGGTCGATCTCGGTGGACGTGCGGCTCATCGCCGCGACGCACCGGGATCTGGAGGCCATGGTGCGGAGCGGCACGTTCCGGGAGGACCTGTACTACCGGCTGAACGTCGTTCCGATCACGCTGCCGCCGTTGCGCGAGCGGGCCGAGGACGTGCCGCTGCTGATCACTCACTTTCTGGTTCGCTTCAACCGTGAAAACCGGCGGCGGGTCTCGCTGGGCGACGATCTCCTCGCCTTGATGTCCAGCTATCACTGGCCGGGCAATGTCCGGGAGCTCCAGAACTGCGTCGAGCGGCTGGTCGTGATGGCCGAACGGGACCGGATGACCATCGACACCGTGCCGCCGTCGCTGCGGGGCTATTTCGCGGATATGCGACATGTGGCGCGCGACGACCGGAGCGACGGGATGGCGGCGGGCAAAGAGCGGCTCCCGCTGGGGGAGAGTTTGCAGGGGATCGAGCGGCAAAGGCTTCTGGAGGCGCTGGAGCGGGCGGGATGGGTTCAAGCCCGCGCGGCCCGGGCGCTGGGGCTTACCCCTCGGCAGGTCGCCTATAAGATGAGGAAGTATCGGATCAGCGAGCCGGTTGGAGACCGATGA
- a CDS encoding ammonium transporter codes for MRPADRRQPTGALHVDAKKEARVETTNRCATLIAGTIIGLVGVTTDVWAEASAPAAGGIDSGDTAWMMTASALVLAMIVPGIAFFYGGLVRSKNVIGTMVQSFTILCTVSLLWAICGYSLAFGPDRGGVIGGLDWAALSGVGTAPAPAYGRTIPHAAFMLFQLLFASFTPALITGAFAERMKFSAMLMFTVLWSLFVYVPLAHWMWGGGWLSKLGAVDFAGGTVVHIGSGLSALACALVLGRRRGWRTDYMAPHNLPYVLLGAGLLWVGWFGFNGGSARGANAVAVNALVATHLAAAAAALSWMVVEWQHRGKPTVLGVASGAVAGLATSTAGAGFVGPGAAILIGLVAGGCSYLAIVWKGRIGYDDTLDVVGTHGIGGVLGTLAVGLFASKAINPAGADGLFFGNSSQLAVQAVAVVSAAVFSFVGSYVILKLVENAMGLRVSQEEEATGLDLTQHNERAYS; via the coding sequence GTGAGACCGGCTGATCGCCGGCAGCCGACGGGAGCGTTGCACGTGGACGCCAAGAAGGAGGCCAGAGTGGAAACGACGAATCGGTGCGCGACGCTGATCGCGGGGACCATCATTGGTCTCGTGGGTGTAACGACCGACGTGTGGGCCGAGGCGTCCGCACCCGCGGCGGGAGGAATCGACAGCGGCGACACGGCCTGGATGATGACCGCGTCCGCCCTGGTGCTGGCGATGATCGTGCCGGGCATCGCTTTCTTTTACGGGGGGCTGGTGCGCAGCAAGAACGTGATCGGCACGATGGTGCAAAGCTTCACCATCCTGTGCACGGTCAGCCTTCTCTGGGCGATCTGCGGCTACAGCCTCGCCTTCGGGCCGGACCGCGGCGGCGTGATCGGCGGGCTCGATTGGGCCGCTCTGAGCGGCGTCGGGACGGCGCCCGCACCGGCTTACGGCCGCACGATTCCCCATGCGGCCTTCATGCTGTTCCAATTGCTGTTCGCCTCGTTCACCCCGGCGTTGATTACCGGCGCCTTTGCGGAGCGGATGAAATTCAGCGCCATGTTGATGTTCACCGTGCTCTGGTCGCTGTTCGTCTATGTGCCCCTGGCCCATTGGATGTGGGGCGGAGGATGGCTGAGCAAGTTGGGCGCCGTCGACTTCGCCGGCGGCACCGTCGTCCACATCGGCTCCGGGTTGAGCGCGCTGGCCTGCGCGCTGGTCTTGGGGCGGCGCCGGGGATGGCGAACGGATTATATGGCGCCCCACAATCTGCCGTACGTTCTGCTCGGCGCGGGCCTTCTTTGGGTCGGCTGGTTCGGGTTCAACGGCGGGAGCGCGAGAGGCGCCAATGCGGTGGCGGTCAATGCGCTGGTGGCCACGCACCTGGCGGCGGCGGCCGCCGCTCTGTCCTGGATGGTCGTCGAATGGCAACATCGCGGCAAACCGACGGTCCTGGGAGTCGCCAGCGGCGCGGTCGCCGGTTTGGCCACGTCCACGGCCGGCGCCGGATTCGTCGGTCCCGGCGCCGCGATCCTGATCGGTCTCGTAGCTGGTGGATGCTCCTATCTCGCAATTGTGTGGAAGGGGCGGATCGGCTATGATGACACGCTCGACGTCGTCGGGACGCACGGCATCGGAGGCGTGCTGGGGACGTTGGCGGTCGGGTTGTTCGCGTCCAAGGCGATCAATCCCGCCGGGGCGGACGGCCTGTTCTTCGGCAATTCCTCCCAATTGGCCGTTCAAGCCGTGGCGGTGGTGTCGGCTGCGGTGTTCAGTTTCGTCGGCTCTTACGTCATCCTGAAGTTGGTTGAGAACGCGATGGGGCTGCGCGTCTCGCAGGAAGAAGAAGCCACCGGGTTGGACCTGACGCAGCACAACGAGCGGGCGTATTCATAA
- a CDS encoding P-II family nitrogen regulator gives MKLVEAIIKPFKLDEVKDALLEIGIQGMTVTEVKGFGRQKGHKETYRGTEYTIEFVPKVKIEVAVTDSQVPRVIETITRTAKTGSIGDGKIFVRDLSAAVRIRTGETGESAL, from the coding sequence ATGAAGCTGGTCGAAGCGATCATCAAGCCGTTTAAACTGGACGAAGTGAAGGATGCGCTCCTCGAGATCGGCATTCAGGGGATGACGGTGACCGAGGTCAAGGGATTCGGGCGGCAGAAGGGCCACAAGGAGACGTACCGCGGCACGGAGTACACGATCGAGTTCGTGCCCAAAGTGAAGATCGAGGTCGCGGTGACGGACAGCCAGGTGCCCCGCGTGATCGAAACGATCACCCGGACGGCCAAGACCGGCAGCATCGGCGACGGCAAGATTTTCGTGCGGGACCTCAGCGCGGCGGTCCGTATCCGGACCGGAGAAACGGGAGAGAGTGCATTGTGA